The genomic region AGCGTCACTTTCTGCATTTTGGCTGCTGACGAATACGATGAGGGAGACATAGCCCTTCAGATCCACTTCACTCTGATTCAGGCTTTCTGCTGCGAAAATGACATCAATATAGTGAGGCTGAACGACACCGAAAAAGTCGCTCAAATTCTAGGCTTCACTGATGAGTCTGCAGAGCCCAAGGACCTTCACTGCATTCTTATTACGGTAAGTGTCAAGTTCCTGATTATCTGTGCTGTCTGGCTCTGTGCCCATAGCTGTGACTTGTGCAATTTCTCGTAAGCACAGTGTTCTCATAGTTTCTTCCTCTTCTCAGAATCCAAATGAGGATGCCTGGAAAGATCCAGCTCTGGAGAAACTTGCTGTATTCTGCGAGGAAAGCCGTAAAGTCTATGACTGGGTTCCCACTATTGCTCTGCCCGAGTGAACATCCTTCTTCTACATTAGATTGTGAAATCTCTGCATTATTATCATCATGGTGTTTTGCACCTGGATGGACCAGCAGCATTCCGAAGTCTGTGGATTACGCTGGTTGAGGTCTGATTAAGTCGCCGAGACTGGCAAAGATGTTGGCTCTTGTGGAGCAGAAGAGTAAGGAGGAAAACTTAATATGGACTGATCTGCAGAAGGAAAGATTGGTGCCAGTGTGAAGCCTCCCAAATCACTGGGAGGACAGTCATGCATTGAAGTTGGAGGAGTTTTGCATGCGTGCAGGACTGATGGGAcgttttgcaaaaaaatggaaGCTTTTAAGGTGGATTTGAGGCAAATGAAGCGgctgtttaaaggaaaatacCTGTTCTGTATCTGCTTGTGGAGTTTGCTTGAGATATGAAACATGAACTTTATACACGTAATGGAAGAGTCTGGGACTATGCAGCTCTGGATTGAAAATTGAGACTAAAATTCTGTTCATTGCAGCTTGCCATTGGTCATTTGGCAACTACCCAGAATTCATagagaataaaacaaaacaaactttcTGTATTCAGAATCTTGGCACTGTTGCAAGCGGAAGTGCTTTTCTTGAACACTTGACATTTACATTGCTATTTCTGTCAtacaataaataatttgaaatttactctatttttgt from Xenopus laevis strain J_2021 chromosome 1S, Xenopus_laevis_v10.1, whole genome shotgun sequence harbors:
- the gadd45g.S gene encoding uncharacterized protein LOC379285, whose product is MTLEEVHGQETVVESADRMQSAGKALHELLVSAQRQECLTVGVYESAKVMNVDPDSVTFCILAADEYDEGDIALQIHFTLIQAFCCENDINIVRLNDTEKVAQILGFTDESAEPKDLHCILITNPNEDAWKDPALEKLAVFCEESRKVYDWVPTIALPE